Within Trichoderma atroviride chromosome 2, complete sequence, the genomic segment ACCTATCCTCCGGCAACGCCCCTTTTAAGCCAGACACCCAGTGAAGCGTCCATACGCCCTCGATGTCTGCCAGGCTAGGCTTCTCCGTCTTCAAGATCCATTCTCGCCCATCTGCCAGCAACGTCGTCTCCAAAAGATCAAATCCGACTGCAATCTCTGCCAACGCATCGGGACGAATCTTTTTCAACGCCTCTAGGGTGAAAGGCTTCCCTGAAAAGTCTCCCCTGTCCTTCAAATAATTTGGGTCCTTAAAGAGCGGTAGATCCAAAGGAAGCAATCTTGCGGCTTCCTGGAAGATGCCTCCGTCAATGATGTAAGCTGAGAGTAAACGTTCCACACCCTTCTGTTCTGGCGTAGTTGCTCCAAGGCGAGGAAGCTCGGGATACAATTCTTCCAGCTTTGGCAGTTGAAGGCGCGTATCAAAGTAAACGTCCCTGCCAATGGAAAGAATGGGGATGCGGCGATACGCGACACCCAGGCGAGCGACGTCTGGTCGCGGCATCATAGTAGGTTGAAGCTGAAATTTGACATTTTAGCTTGAGATGCCTTGGTTCAAGACTCCAAGTTTGTACAAAACTTACACATTGGCTGTGCGGAATTCCCCGTAGAGCCAGATACCAAACCGTCCTTCTTGCATAGGGGGGAGTGTGGGTAGTGGTACAGAATGATTTCTTTGGCTGCCATTTTCACGTTTCGTAATAAATGATGTAAAGATAACAAGAACTTGACAATTACAACTGGTGTTACGGTGGACTACTTCATGCCGTATATAAATCGACAAgtgcctgctgcagcttgcttaCCAACGTTGCGGTCTACTTGCAGGCTCCGCGAACCTCGGCTTATTAGGGGTGGGGTAGCCGGGGTAAACTACCGCGACGGCAAAGTAGTGTTAGATGTTATGCTTGCGGCTGCGATACCTATGGCTCTGCGGCTTGAATCCTTTTATTAGAGGCAACGAGGTATATACCACCCAGTGCTATGCTATCATCTACCTCGTTGTGTATGAAGCATCTTGCTTTCTGCGTTCTCGTATCTGCCCAGGAGCGTATCGTCACGCCCTCATCTGAATGCGTAGTAAATCTTTCCCATACCAGGGTCAACTATAATTCGAGTAAAAAGCAAAGTCGTCATAAAAATCGAGTCTCTCTGGGTTGCTGTACTAGGGCAATGAATTACCAACCGCCCGCATCGCctccgtcgccgccgccgccgcccgcgTTGTCGGCGTAGCTATTGTCGTAGCTATTGCCAGCGTAGCCATCAGCCTGAGTTGGCTGGTCATCTCCATTGCCGAGGTCCTGGTCCGCAAAAGCCCCCGAGTCTTTGGGTGGCTGCTTGCAGCGGACTTTGGTATGTCCATACTCCTCACAGTTGGTACATTGGACCTTGGACCCTGGAATTTGAGTGTTAGCAAGAGAATCGTGTATGGAGTGTTGTTCTTAAACTCACAGTCCCGAGGCTTGGGACACTCTTTGCTGTAGTGTCCAGTTTCCTCGCAGTTGCGGCAGGTAACAAGGTCCATGTTTCTGGGCTGGTCACAATCCTTGGAAATATGGCCTTCCTGGCCACAATTGCGAcaagctctgctgcctcCATCTGGGCAGTCTTTGGCGAAGTGGCCGGCTAAGTACTGTTAGCTGCTGTATCAGTCTGGAAGATGTAAACTTACTCTTGTTGCATTTGCGACACTCAACATTGTCCATGTTGGGAGGCTCTGGGCACTCTGCGATTTTATGTCCCGATTTTCTGCTCGCTATTAGTGTTTGATCAGCGCGTTGAAGGATAAAAGTAAGACTTACCCGCAGTTCTTGCACGCGAACTTGTCAACGCGTGGCTCGGGGCCTATGAAACTGATTAGAAAACTCAATCATGATGGAATCGGCGCTGCAACTTACAGTCTCTGACTCGGTGGCCTTCATTACCGCAGTTATAGCACGAgatctttggcttctccgAAGCGTGCTCAACTCGCTCCTGGGTGCAGGCCTTGGACGTATGACCGAGCTCGCCACAGTTGTAGCATTTAGGAAGGCCTCTATCAACAACTATTCCTGCATTGTCCAAGCGAGAGAGGATCTCACTATGATCTTGAGGCCAGCCATCGATTTCACGAGGCCGCTCGGGCTTATCGGAGAACCTGAACGAGACGCTATACTTCTTGTCAATGTTGCCCTGGAGGTCCATGTTGGTGAAAGTATCAATCAGCTCTCTTTCCAAACCAATGAGCCAAAGCTTGACATTCTCTTCCATCAATTTCTCTTGGATTTGGCGGTAGGTGACCTCTCCTCCTAGAGCCTTGACATATTCCTCGACTGCTTCTTTGACATCATCGTAGTCTCTTTCACGAGCTGCctgcttgatcttggcccAGGCATCTTCCGGAGTAGTATCGGCAACGTGGTCACGATTGACCTTGCGGGCATTCTCGCAGTCCTTTCTGAAATGGCCTAATATAGTTAGTCAAAATTCATCGATTTCTTGGAATTTGATTCATCCAGCTATACCTTCTTCACCGCAGTTGCCACAAGTCATAGGAGGCTTATCGGGGCAGTCCTTGACCATATGGCCTTCCTTCTTGCAGTAGCGGCAAGTCTGCGCTTCAGCATTGGGGCATTCCGCTCGCCTATGGCTGTGACAAAGTAGTTAGCAACGGATTGCTGCAGAACAAGAAACATGCTACTTACCCTTCCTCGCCGCAGCCGAAACATTTGTCATTTCCGTATTCTCCAGCATCATTGACATCGCCTTTATAACCACCATCGTCGTAGTTATTGGCATTGCCTTTATAACCACCGTCATCATAGTTGTCATTGAAACCTCCAGTGTTGCCAGCAGGATCGTTTGAACCGTAGTTCCAGTTGTCTGCCTCAGCGTTTCCCTTTTCAGAGACGTGGGAATTGGACTGGGCCCAACCGCCCGTCTCTACTCCACCGCCCCAGTCTGCCATCTTCAATTTGTACGAGATGGAGGTGATAAGTTGGGAAGTGAAATTCCTTTGATCTGTCAGAGAGGTACTTGTGaaaatagagaagaagaacacgAGAGGCTGAAGGCAATGGCATGCTCTTTGGATGGAGAGCTGTGCGGAAGGGATTGGATAGTTGCGTCAAAGTGAGCAAAGGTCAAGGACCAAGAATGAGAGGCAGTGACTCAAGGGAGAGAATCAGAGGTGGCCATGGCAGGAGGAGCGAAGACAGAGAGAGATAAGTAGATCGAGGGagtttgaagatgaagagctgccaAGCGACAAAATCAGAGATGCTTACCTTTGATGGAATTTCAAGAAAACAGGCGCTTGATGAACGAGGTAAATGAAAAGCTGCCTCTATATCATCGAAGAGTTAGTTTGCAGTCTTGAACAGATTGCGAGACTGCGTGAGCAATTGTTACTCACAGCTTTGATGCGTATCCTGCCCcagcagatggagatgatcaagatgaaggataggtgaaaggaaaaagagaaaagaagaaaggcaagggagggaaaggaagaaaagagaaggagcGTGCAGCAGTTGGCAGGGCAGCCAGCAACCACCTGGCAAAGGCGGTGCCCGGAGCGGCAGAATGGGGGCAAGTTATTCCATCCGCATTTCGTCTGAGAAGGGATGAACATTAGCAGCTGGCAAGGTGAATATATAGGGCTATCATAAGGAGAGCAGCTTCGTATCTTGCGGAAAGCAGAGTGCTTGATGTTGACAATATGACTCTCGAAGAGCAAAGTCCCTTGAATTTGTAGACCACAATAGGGACGTAGGACATGTAGAACGATGGGACTTGCTTTGCAGCCTATCACTTTATCACCTGTATGAGATTGCCTTGGCATAATAATCTGAGTAAAGTAACTTGAGCTAATTCTAGGCTTGACAAGTTTCTCGACTGTGCTACGCAATGTTGTTCTCGGCATAGGCCTGCGGCATAGGTATGCAACGCGGAATCATTTCTTTCCAGATTTCACCATATTTGACTAGCAGACACTATAGCATCTTATCTTATGCTAGTAGTGATGAAATTACGATGATAATAGTTTGCTCTGTACATTGGCTTGTAGCTgtgttttctcttccctcttgGTGACTCCCAGCGACTTTTTCTGCTTGGCAATAATCCATCTTGGATGATAGATCCTGGAAATCAAGACACAACACGAAAGGAGATAATATTGAGAGGGCCATCTCGCTCAGGGTTTACAGGTGATGAAGCATGCAGCGGTAATTCACAAAGCGCAGAAGACACGCTGGCATTGTTGCATGCCAGTTCAAAGTCAAAGACACTTCATGGGTGAAGGACAAACGCTTTGCAACGAGTTCTATCACAACGCAAGGGAACATATCAGCACCAGAGGCACAAAGCAGTGGCAAAGCAAACCGTACTCCCTGACAGTTCGCAGAGTAGAGGTCATGCAAGCTGCTAGTAGCCTCATATACAGTCCGACTCGAGGATAGTCCAGTTTATTCGCAAAAACCAGACCAGTTCTTTTTCGATATCATTTCCCAACAAGATTGGTTGTATATATACAATGGCCATCATAATCCTAGCATTCTTGGCTTGGCTCGCGAGCCGCCATCGGACTCGGGATCTCGACGTAAAACGTGGGCTCATGCTCCCAAGTACGGCATTTCCGCGGAAAAGGCAATTCGTCTCGCAGGTCTGCTACTatcaagaaaaaagaaaccagagaagctggagacgcCGGAGAAGAGATGTTTCCAGTGGCGTTACAACCCTGCGGAAATACCTACACCCATGAGCTCAGCGAAGGACTGCCAGTATGCCATGCAGGATAGTAAATCACTTGCTTCACAGCCTGCAAGTTACTAGGTGGATACAGACAGGGACACCAGCCCAGCTAGCATCGAAGAAGCGGCCCATCTTCCAACGGCTAGGATGACCTTTCGGTTGGTAATGCGCAATACAGCACGCTTCTCAGGCAGAGGGGGGGGCTTGTCAAACCCCACGTCTGATATCACCCAATGAGAGGCGTGGAGTATTCGCAAAGTTGCATCTCCGCATTCGGAGGGGCCTCTTCTTATCGAGCACTACTAACCTAATTCTGATCCCACGTTCACTGTGCTGTACTGTATAGACAGGTTCGTTATCGCGGCAAGTGTACAGTGTGGGAATCATATAAAAACTCCCTTCTTACGTCGatttctgtttttttatgCTTTTACTAAGCGCCGCATGGTCTTTAATACAACATCAACGTCCTAAGCAAGAAGAGGGTCTTCCCTTCTTACAAATCTAGCcctcttgtcctcttttttttttttccaactttCCAATTCATCCCCCCCTCCCAACACCGCAGTCGATTGTCGTTTCTTCCAcagcattcttcttttcgcaaTGGCGCCCTCGGTCGTTATGATAGATACCTCGGACGACTTCTCCTTCGCTGCCCCAGTGGCGGCgactgagaagaagcagcagcgcacGTTGCTGCTAGCACCGCCGTCTCTCGCCTCACATCCCACTGCGCTTACCAACGTGCTCTCGCAACATGATCGCTCCACGACCGACCTCCAGATGATTGACCGGTTGTCCGCCGGGCTCGTCAATCTCCCCTCCGCGACATACGATCTCGTCCTAGTCCTCGCCGACGCCTCTTCGTCTCTAAATGAAGTCTTGCCGCTCTTGACCCGAAGCATCCTCGGCCCCATCGCAGAGTCGCTCAAGCCAAACGGACGGCTGCAGTCGCAGAGTGGCCGAGAGCTGGGACAGAATGCTGCGCTGGCAAAGGAGGCCGTTTTGGCAGGATTGGTTGCCTCCAACGGAGGTTTCGACAAGCCTGACTATGGCACCAACGAAGGCGTAGTCTCTCTCAAGCtgggcagcaagaagaagaagttggccGTTGCTGCTCCTCCCGCGCCCGTGCAAACACTCGAGGTCAAGCCTGTCGTCCCCGCTGGCGTTGGCTTTGTCGACTTTTCTGACGATCTCGATGCCGAttacgacgacgatgacctCATCGACGAAGACACTCTCATGACGGAAGACGATCTCAAGCGCCCCATCAACATCCGTATGCTTTGAACCCCCCTCATATTCCGAAATGCATATATACTGACTTTATTTAAATACAGCTCTCGAATGCCAGCCCAAGGCCGGTAAGCGACGCCGCGCCTGCAAGGACTGCAGCTGCGGTCTCGCCGAGCGCCTTGCCGCCGAAGACGATGCCAAGcgtgccgccgccgatgagaagctcaagagTGTCAAGCTCGCCGTCGACGACCTCGCAGAGATTGACTTCACCGTCCAGGGCAAGGTTGGATCCTGCGGCAACTGCGCTCTGGGTGATGCTTTCCGCTGCGACGGATGCCCGTATGTCGGACTGCCGCCGTTCAAGCCTGGTGAAGAAGTCAGGCTGCTGAACAATGAGATTCAGTTGTGAAGCTAGTTCACAAGTTACGTTATGACTGGGTTTCTGTTATCATGATTATGGGCGCATTACTGTTATTGTTATTGCACGAATTGCATCACGGAGTCGGGGAGCTTTTTAAGACATCTACCATTATCTGGCTGGATACGGGTTAACAATATTTGGAGGGGATAACGATATCTAAAGGGTCGTTGAAAATAGCGGGCTAGAGACCCTTTCCGGTCCCCTCTGCACGGCGTTTTTTTGGGTGCGGACACTTTGACGATGTGTCACTTTTAGAGAATCAGAATATATATCTATTTTTTTGCTTAACATAGAATCAAAAAACGCCGTGTGATAGTATGAATGTGAATAAATGCCAATTACGCCCGATATTGGCTTCTCAGTTCCGCCACTAATACCTGGTTAGTAGCTGTAGAATAATTCGAGCACGTTTCGTGTTTGAATTGCAATGTTGCTTGTTTTGTATGCAAAATTATGGTACCGCCCATCCTTGCTACGCCTCTAAATCGATCCTTGTTGATGCccgttcttcttcttctcatggCCTGCCCCTGTCGGTTCATCATCGCTATCGTCGTCTCCTCCCACAGTGTATTTGCTCTCCGAGCCCGTCGGTGTCTCCACATGCAAGTCATCTAGAGTGGTTTCGTCGAAATCCGCCGCTTCGACATCGCGCCGTCTACGAGAAGAAAAGTTCAGACGAGAGCCGTTCCGGCTTGAAGGCTCGCTGTCGCTGAGTGCTCTGTATGTAGCACGCGCTTTGCGCTGGCGCCAGATAAAGTATCCCCAGGCCAGAGCAGCAACGAtgacaatggccaagacAACTTCACCTGATCTTTGGTAAGCGGCCCATTTGGCTGCATCAACCTTCTTGtgcgtctcttc encodes:
- a CDS encoding uncharacterized protein (EggNog:ENOG41) — encoded protein: MSYVPIVRQLFIYLVHQAPVFLKFHQRNFTSQLITSISYKLKMADWGGGVETGGWAQSNSHVSEKGNAEADNWNYGSNDPAGNTGGFNDNYDDGGYKGNANNYDDGGYKGDVNDAGEYGNDKCFGCGEEGHRRAECPNAEAQTCRYCKKEGHMVKDCPDKPPMTCGNCGEEGHFRKDCENARKVNRDHVADTTPEDAWAKIKQAARERDYDDVKEAVEEYVKALGGEVTYRQIQEKLMEENVKLWLIGLERELIDTFTNMDLQGNIDKKYSVSFRFSDKPERPREIDGWPQDHSEILSRLDNAGIVVDRGLPKCYNCGELGHTSKACTQERVEHASEKPKISCYNCGNEGHRVRDCPEPRVDKFACKNCGKSGHKIAECPEPPNMDNVECRKCNKTGHFAKDCPDGGSRACRNCGQEGHISKDCDQPRNMDLVTCRNCEETGHYSKECPKPRDWSKVQCTNCEEYGHTKVRCKQPPKDSGAFADQDLGNGDDQPTQADGYAGNSYDNSYADNAGGGGGDGGDAGGW
- a CDS encoding uncharacterized protein (EggNog:ENOG41) gives rise to the protein MMPRPDVARLGVAYRRIPILSIGRDVYFDTRLQLPKLEELYPELPRLGATTPEQKGVERLLSAYIIDGGIFQEAARLLPLDLPLFKDPNYLKDRGDFSGKPFTLEALKKIRPDALAEIAVGFDLLETTLLADGREWILKTEKPSLADIEGVWTLHWVSGLKGALPEDRFSAERYPRVYAWIKRFQEAVTAAKAKNGKPKTLNGEEAASVIEKSAWNEEEKTVDEGDPLVVAEGLKKGSVVSICPTDTGRSHKDVGKLLSLDKDEVVIEVETAKGESVRLHAPRHGYKLRRYDGGKKDAAKL
- a CDS encoding uncharacterized protein (EggNog:ENOG41~BUSCO:EOG092D4A2D), whose product is MAPSVVMIDTSDDFSFAAPVAATEKKQQRTLLLAPPSLASHPTALTNVLSQHDRSTTDLQMIDRLSAGLVNLPSATYDLVLVLADASSSLNEVLPLLTRSILGPIAESLKPNGRLQSQSGRELGQNAALAKEAVLAGLVASNGGFDKPDYGTNEGVVSLKLGSKKKKLAVAAPPAPVQTLEVKPVVPAGVGFVDFSDDLDADYDDDDLIDEDTLMTEDDLKRPINIPLECQPKAGKRRRACKDCSCGLAERLAAEDDAKRAAADEKLKSVKLAVDDLAEIDFTVQGKVGSCGNCALGDAFRCDGCPYVGLPPFKPGEEVRLLNNEIQL